A region from the Arachis ipaensis cultivar K30076 chromosome B01, Araip1.1, whole genome shotgun sequence genome encodes:
- the LOC107632047 gene encoding short-chain dehydrogenase TIC 32, chloroplastic-like, with the protein MKATVRYLAGIAGPSGFGSNSTAEQVTLQHHSSSCNLTALITGASSGIGAETARVLAKRGVKVVIAARDLKKAKDVIENIRKETPNAEVILLEIDLSSFASIQRFCSEFLALELPLNILINNAGIFSPNLEFSEDKFEMTFATNYLGHFLLTKMLLEKLIDTAKKTGIEGRIINVSSVIHSWVNRGCFRFNDILAGKNYNGTRAYAQSKLASILHVKEMARQLKARNARVTINAVHPGIVKTGIIRAHKGLITDSIFFIASKLLKSKSQGAATTCYVALSSQAEGVSGKYFTDCNECNCSSLASNEFEARKLWNNTHALLHKRLRQAAT; encoded by the exons ATGAAGGCAACAGTAAGGTACTTAGCTGGAATAGCAGGGCCAAGTGGTTTTGGCTCTAACTCTACCGCTGAACAAGTCACTCTTCAACATCATTCTTCCTCTTGCAATCTAACCGCTCTCATCACTG gaGCAAGTTCTGGAATTGGAGCTGAAACGGCAAGGGTGTTAGCAAAGAGAGGAGTGAAAGTAGTTATTGCAGCGAGAGACTTAAAGAAAGCAAAAGATGTGATAGAGAATATTCGAAAAGAGACACCAAATGCTGAGGTTATTCTATTGGAGATTGATCTTAGCTCTTTTGCTTCTATTCAGAGATTTTGTTCCGAATTTTTAGCTTTGGAACTTCCCCTCAATATTCTCAT AAATAATGCAGGAATATTCTCCCCAAATCTTGAGTTCTCTGAAGATAAATTTGAAATGACATTTGCTACAAATTACTTAG GACATTTTTTGTTAACGAAGATGCTATTAGAGAAATTGATAGATACAGCAAAGAAGACAGGCATTGAAGGAAGAATAATAAACGTTTCCTCTGTCATCCATAGCTGGGTGAACAGAGGCTGTTTTCGCTTCAATGACATACTCGCCGGAAAAAA CTATAATGGCACACGCGCATATGCTCAGTCAAAATTGGCTAGCATTCTACATGTGAAGGAAATGGCTAGACAGCTCAAG GCACGGAATGCTAGAGTAACTATCAATGCAGTTCATCCAGGAATCGTGAAGACAGGGATTATTAGAGCTCATAAGGGCTTAATTACGG ATTCCATATTTTTCATCGCATCCAAATTACTGAAATCAAAATCACAGGGTGCGGCAACCACATGTTATGTTGCTCTAAGTTCCCAAGCAGAAGGAGTGAGTGGGAAATATTTCACAGATTGCAATGAATGTAACTGCTCAAGTCTTGCAAGCAATGAATTCGAAGCACGAAAGCTATGGAACAACACACATGCCTTGCTTCACAAGCGACTCCGTCAAGCAGCAACTTGA